In the Salmo trutta chromosome 33, fSalTru1.1, whole genome shotgun sequence genome, one interval contains:
- the LOC115172074 gene encoding XK-related protein 6-like: MAAQSDGGGWGETGEGVFDGDTEGDCQPLESAAIHICLCCHSAVCYWGCHSNCLGNLLGEDTTGGIGGTGVGRGSGLRETRCPPEEGLWLDCLWLILALLVFFWDVGTDLLLAADYYTRQDYLWFGLTLFLVLVPSMVVQILSFRWFIQDYSGECMTTWLGTVDCSKGGEREKLTRRGPADQRWVYPGTDRVRVASMWLWQITIHILQLGQVWRYIRTLYLGIQSHRMKELKEAQRRFYWAMMFEYADVNMLRLLETFLESAPQLVLQLCIMIQQNRAETLQCISSLGSLLSLSWVLASYHKLLRDSRDDQRSLSYRGALLHLLWRLFTISSRVLSLALFASLFHLYFGIFVVLHWCGMALWVVHGGTDFCMSRWEEVLFNMVVGIVYIFCWFNVKEGHTRGRMVAYYSVVLAENTLLTGLWYVYRDHADTDNYAVPALCGVYLSFAGGVLVMLLYYGLLHPSHTHPTPASTCCDELLWGNPLPPSAPPTPAHLVTPSHSDDVIADSCLPVFQVRSEPPTSRHFEGPLIKIDMPRKRYPAWDAHYVDRRLRRTINLLQYLTPAAAGIRYRDRSLLYELLQYESSL; the protein is encoded by the exons ATGGCCGCTCAGTCTGAtggagggggatggggagaaaCGGGGGAGGGGGTGTTTGatggagacacagagggagactgTCAGCCTCTGGAATCTGCAGCCATTCACATCTGTCTCTGTTGCCACTCTGCTGTCTGCTATTGGGGCTGTCACTCCAACTGCCTGGGAAACCTGCTGGGGGAGGACACTactgg AGGGATCGGAGGGACCGGAGTTGGCAGGGGTAGCGGTTTAAGGGAGACTCGCTGCCCGCCAGAGGAGGGCCTGTGGCTGGACTgtctctggctgatcctggctcTCCTCGTCTTCTTTTGGGACGTGGGAACAGACCTACTTCTCGCTGCAGACTACTACACCAGACAGGACTATCTGTGGTTTGGTCTGACACTTTTTCTTGTGCTGGTGCCGTCGATGGTAGTTCAGATCCTGAGTTTCCGCTGGTTCATCCAGGACTACAGCGGAGAGTGTATGACAACCTGGCTGGGGACAGTAGACTGCagcaagggaggagagagagaaaagctgaCCAGGCGAGGGCCAGCCGACCAAAGATGGGTTTATCCCGGGACAGACCGGGTAAGAGTGGCCTCAATGTGGCTGTGGCAGATCACCATACACATTCTACAGCTGGGACAGGTCTGGAG GTATATCCGTACGTTGTACCTGGGTATCCAGTCCCACCGTATGAAGGAGCTTAAGGAGGCCCAGAGGAGGTTCTACTGGGCCATGATGTTTGAGTATGCAGACGTCAACATGCTGCGGCTACTGGAGACCTTCCTGGAGTCAGCTCCTCAACTAGTACTGCAGCTCTGTATTATGATACAGCAGAACCGTGCTGAAACTCTACAGT gtatATCTAGTCTAGGCTCTCTTCTGTCTCTATCCTGGGTGTTGGCTTCGTATCACAAGCTCCTGCGTGACTCCAGGGACGACCAGCGCAGTCTGAGTTACCGCGGTGCCCTTCTCCACCTTCTCTGGCGCCTCTTCACCATCTCCTcccgcgttctctctctcgccctctttgCCTCCCTCTTCCACCTGTACTTTGGCATCTTTGTGGTGCTCCACTGGTGTGGCATGGCACTGTGGGTGGTGCATGGAGGAACAGACTTCTGTATGTCTcgctgggaggaggtgctgttTAACATGGTGGTGGGCATCGTCTACATCTTCTGTTGGTTCAACGTCAAGGAGGGACACACCAGGGGACGCATGGTTGCTTACTACTCTGTGGTACTGGCTGAGAATACACTTCTCACCGGACTGTG gtaTGTGTATCGTGACCATGCAGACACAGACAACTACGCGGTGCCAGCGTTGTGTGGTGTCTACCTGTCCTTTGCGGGTGGAGTACTGGTGATGCTTCTATACTACGGCCTTctccacccctcacacacacaccccaccccggCCTCAACCTGCTGTGACGAGCTGCTGTGGGGTAACCCCCTGCCCCCCTCCGCCCCGCCAACCCCAGCCCACCTGGTCACCCCTTCCCACAGTGATGACGTCATCGCAGACAGCTGTCTGCCGGTGTTCCAGGTGCGTTCAGAGCCCCCCACCTCACGCCATTTCGAGGGTCCTCTGATAAAGATTGACATGCCCAGGAAACGTTACCCGGCCTGGGATGCTCACTATGTGGACAGACGGCTGCGAAGAACCATCAACCTACTGCAGTACCTGACACCTGCAGCCGCAGGCATTCGATACAGGGACAGATCTCTGCTCTATGAACTACTGCAGTACGAGTCTTCTCTctga
- the enpp4 gene encoding bis(5'-adenosyl)-triphosphatase enpp4: MFVLLYFLFTFASLAASVGQTGRRKGCDAGAAAPIPVLLVSFDGFRADYLQRFTLPNLKLLYSQGVLVEQMTNVFITKTFPNHYSLVTGLYAESHGVIASNMYDHVTQKHFTIFNDTDPFWWNEAEPLWVTALDCGYKTGVAMWPGSDVPIRNRTATHFMPYNPSVTFSQRLANVTHWLTGGQGKGEESVSFAALYWEEPDRTGHMYGPDNITHIGQALKEVDDNVGLLMSELKRAELWGHVNVIITSDHGMAQCSTDRIIRLDDCLHPDNYSVVDLTPIAAIIPNRDPKAVFSLLSGCHTHMTAYLKKDVPDRLHYRNNDRIQPIILVADEGWTIVQKGGLPRLGDHGYDNTLPSMHPFLVAVGPGFLPGYRLPLLQSVDVYPIMCQLLGVPPAPNNGSLSQARCFLAGEDCVDIPLVVGLVVGVLLVLTTLTGLFKLWRPRRQSSSRPFQRLSIQDDDDDDPLLD; encoded by the exons ATGTTTGTCCTGCTGTACTTCCTCTTTACCTTCGCTTCATTGGCTGCTTCAGTGGGGCAGACTGGAAGGCGAAAAGGATGTGACGCGGGCGCTGCGGCCCCCATTCCGGTGCTGCTGGTGTCGTTTGATGGTTTCAGAGCTGACTACCTTCAACGGTTCACTCTACCCAACCTAAAGCTGCTGTATTCGCAGGGAGTCCTGGTGGAACAAATGACTAATGTCTTCATCACCAAGACCTTCCCTAACCACTACAGCCTG GTGACAGGTCTGTATGCAGAGTCTCATGGCGTCATAGCTAGCAATATGTATGACCACGTGACTCAGAAGCACTTCACTATCTTCAACGACACCGACCCTTTCTGGTGGAACGAAGCTGAACCCCTCTGGGTCACTGCACTGGATTGTGGGTACAAGACGGGCGTGGCCATGTGGCCGGGGTCAGACGTGCCGATCAGGAACAGAACAGCGACTCACTTCATGCCCTACAACCCCTCCGTGACCTTTAGTCAACGCCTGGCCAATGTCACTCACTGGCTGACTGGg gGCCAGGGTAAAGGGGAGGAGTCGGTATCATTTGCAGCTCTGTACTGGGAGGAGCCAGACAGGACAGGTCACATGTATGGACCAGACAACATCACCCACATAGGACAGGCTCTTAAagag GTAGATGACAATGTGGGTCTGCTGATGTCAGAGCTGAAGCGTGCAGAGTTGTGGGGGCATGTCAATGTCATCATCACCAGCGACCATGGAATGGCCCAGTGTTCCACTGATCGCATCATCAGGCTGGATGACTGTCTGCACCCTGACAACTACTCAGTAGTAGACCTAACCCCTATCGCTGCTATCATACCCAACAgag accccAAGGCTGTGTTTTCCCTACTGAGTGGTTGCCATACCCACATGACTGCGTACCTGAAGAAGGACGTTCCTGATAGGCTGCACTACAGGAACAATGACAGGATTCAACCAATCATATTAGTCGCTGACGAGGGATGGACTATCGTACAGAAGGGAGGGCTACCACGTC TGGGAGACCACGGCTATGACAACACTCTACCCAGCATGCACCCCTTCCTGGTGGCAGTGGGCCCAGGCTTCCTTCCTGGTTACCGTCTCCCGCTGTTACAGAGTGTTGATGTCTACCCAATAATGTGTCAGCTGCTAGGGGTTCCACCAGCGCCAAACAACGGATCTCTGTCCCAGGCACGCTGCTTCCTGGCTGGGGAGGACTGTGTCGACATCCCCCTGGTGGTGGGACTGGTGGTGGGGGTACTGCTGGTTCTAACCACACTCACTG gaCTGTTCAAGTTGTGGAGGCCACGGCGTCAGTCATCCTCTCGTCCCTTCCAACGCCTCTCTATACAGGACGATGATGATGACGACCCTCTGCTGGACTAG